The Longimicrobium sp. genome has a window encoding:
- a CDS encoding tryptophan 2,3-dioxygenase family protein has translation MSSNVTTLACGHRLRDPAQTHYCSYLRLDELLRLQPGPEAARHPDEHLFVVTHQSFELWFTQLRTDLPRVIAALRRDDVGMATWLMQRCTAVVRMFAPMMRVLETMTLGGFYAFRHHLVPASGGESGQWHEVEILSGAREPELRRFLEGEPDPDDPASPIVGLWTPRLAELWDAPSVASEARALFERREVSPADAYAASHAGAEHWDLVLLAEALLEYDEEVRIWRFVHARTAERTIGPDVEGTAATSGVRYLDRMATYRASFFPFLWAARGELWARTQGGDSAG, from the coding sequence GTGTCGTCCAACGTGACCACCCTCGCCTGCGGGCACCGGCTGCGCGACCCGGCGCAGACGCACTACTGCTCGTACCTGCGGCTGGACGAGCTGCTCCGGCTGCAGCCCGGGCCGGAGGCGGCGCGCCACCCCGACGAGCACCTGTTCGTCGTCACGCACCAGTCGTTCGAGCTGTGGTTCACGCAGCTGCGCACCGACCTGCCGCGCGTGATCGCCGCGCTGCGGCGCGACGACGTGGGGATGGCGACCTGGCTGATGCAGCGCTGCACCGCGGTCGTCCGCATGTTCGCGCCGATGATGCGGGTGCTGGAGACGATGACGCTGGGCGGGTTCTACGCCTTCCGCCACCACCTCGTCCCCGCCAGCGGCGGCGAGAGCGGGCAGTGGCACGAGGTGGAGATCCTGTCCGGCGCGCGCGAGCCCGAGCTGCGGCGCTTCCTCGAGGGCGAACCCGATCCCGACGATCCCGCGAGCCCCATCGTCGGGCTGTGGACGCCGCGGCTGGCAGAGCTGTGGGACGCACCGTCCGTCGCGTCGGAGGCGCGGGCGCTGTTCGAGCGCCGCGAGGTCTCGCCGGCGGACGCGTACGCGGCGTCGCACGCGGGCGCGGAGCACTGGGACCTGGTGCTGCTGGCCGAGGCGCTGCTGGAGTACGACGAGGAGGTGCGGATCTGGCGCTTCGTCCACGCGCGCACCGCCGAGCGCACCATCGGCCCCGACGTGGAGGGCACCGCGGCGACCTCCGGCGTGCGCTACCTGGACCGCATGGCCACCTACCGCGCGTCGTTCTTCCCCTTCCTCTGGGCCGCGCGCGGCGAGCTGTGGGCGCGCACGCAAGGCGGCGATAGCGCCGGGTGA
- a CDS encoding alpha/beta fold hydrolase — MRMLLPLAFVCALAPGAEAQRGLEGTWQGYWIRSGDSLPVRLTVRPDTAPGRFRATFGSERLRVSGIPFAEARVDGCCDVTMVLRGDRTTTTFTGRVQGDSLAGTLTENGAEGRFVYTRAAVSAAEFSERDVTFANGEVRLAGTLLMPAGGTPAAGVVFLHGSGGEGRFASRFLAEQAATHGVAALIFDKRGVGGSSGDWRTAAPDDLARDAIAAVEFLAAQQGIDPRRVGIHGHSQGGTLAPMVAALSPRVRFVVASAAAGVPTDSVELFSILNSMRSSTQSPADSADAARYVAELVDVAYHGRGHARLDSLANTYRDRAWFFPPPPPGNVYWTFSRAFGRYDPLAWWARIRVPVLLVYGGDDQRVPARESAARIAAALRRAGNGDVTVRIFPGADHTFRLAPGPSGWPSTAPDYLPTLVHWLSAR, encoded by the coding sequence ATGCGGATGCTGCTGCCCCTCGCTTTCGTCTGCGCCCTCGCGCCCGGCGCCGAGGCGCAGCGTGGGCTCGAGGGGACGTGGCAGGGCTACTGGATCCGCAGCGGCGACTCGCTGCCCGTGCGGCTCACGGTGCGGCCGGACACGGCGCCGGGCCGGTTCCGCGCCACGTTCGGCTCCGAGCGGCTGCGGGTGAGCGGGATCCCGTTCGCCGAGGCGCGAGTCGACGGCTGCTGCGACGTGACGATGGTGCTCCGCGGCGACCGCACCACCACGACCTTCACCGGGCGCGTGCAGGGAGACTCGCTCGCCGGCACGCTGACCGAGAACGGCGCCGAGGGGCGTTTCGTCTACACGCGCGCGGCCGTTTCGGCGGCGGAGTTCAGCGAGCGGGACGTCACCTTCGCGAACGGGGAGGTACGGCTCGCCGGCACGCTGCTGATGCCCGCGGGCGGAACGCCGGCCGCGGGCGTCGTGTTCCTGCACGGCTCGGGAGGGGAGGGGCGGTTCGCGTCGCGCTTCCTCGCCGAGCAGGCCGCCACGCACGGCGTCGCGGCGCTCATCTTCGACAAGCGCGGCGTCGGGGGTTCGTCCGGCGACTGGCGCACCGCTGCGCCGGACGACCTCGCCCGCGACGCGATTGCCGCGGTGGAATTTCTGGCGGCCCAGCAGGGCATCGACCCGCGCCGCGTCGGCATCCACGGGCACAGCCAGGGCGGGACGCTGGCGCCCATGGTCGCGGCGCTGTCGCCGCGCGTGAGGTTCGTGGTCGCCTCGGCCGCGGCGGGGGTGCCGACGGACTCGGTCGAGCTCTTCAGCATCCTCAACTCGATGCGCTCGTCCACGCAGTCGCCCGCGGACTCGGCGGACGCGGCCCGGTACGTGGCGGAGCTCGTCGACGTCGCGTACCACGGACGCGGCCACGCCCGGCTGGACTCGCTGGCGAACACGTACAGGGACCGGGCGTGGTTCTTCCCGCCGCCACCTCCGGGGAACGTCTACTGGACGTTCTCGCGGGCGTTCGGGCGGTACGACCCGCTCGCCTGGTGGGCCCGGATCCGCGTCCCCGTGCTGCTCGTCTACGGCGGGGACGACCAGCGCGTCCCCGCCCGCGAAAGCGCCGCCCGCATCGCCGCCGCGCTGCGCCGCGCCGGGAACGGCGACGTCACGGTCCGGATCTTCCCGGGAGCGGACCACACCTTCCGGCTCGCTCCCGGCCCCAGCGGATGGCCGTCGACGGCGCCGGACTACCTTCCCACCCTCGTCCACTGGCTTTCCGCGCGATGA